In a genomic window of Orcinus orca chromosome 12, mOrcOrc1.1, whole genome shotgun sequence:
- the ZBTB2 gene encoding zinc finger and BTB domain-containing protein 2 isoform X1 codes for MDLANHGLILLQQLNAQREFGFLCDCTVAIGDVYFKAHKSVLASFSNYFKMLFVHQTSECVRLKPTDIQPDIFSYLLHLMYTGKMAPQLIDPVRLEQGIKFLHAYPLIQEASLASQGAFSHPDQVFPLASSLYGIQIADHQLRQATKIASAPEKLGREPRPQPSRMSQEQVPEASQLSQLPSNLTQVNRTHMTPSDPLQTSLSPDLVSTPVPPPAPGEETNLEASSSDEQPAPLTIAHVKPSIMKRNGSFPKYYACHLCGRRFTLRSSLREHLQIHTGVPFTASQPGESRVPLSLCSNTADLGKDAMEVPEAGMISDSELRHISDSPIIDGQPHSETPPPSDIADIDNLEQADQEREVKRRKYECTICGRKFIQKSHWREHMYIHTGKPFKCSTCDKSFCRANQAARHVCLNQSIDTYTMVDKQTLELCTFEEGSQMDNMLVQTNKPYKCNLCDKTFSTPNEVVKHSCQNQNSDVFALDEGRSILLGSGDSEVTEPDRPVLASIKKEQETVLLD; via the exons atggatttggcCAACCATGGACTTATTCTCCTGCAACAGTTAAACGCTCAGCGAGAGTTTGGTTTCCTGTGTGACTGCACGGTTGCCATCGGCGATGTGTACTTCAAGGCACACAAATCAGTTCTTGCTTCATTCTCCAATTACTTTAAGATGTTGTTTGTCCATCAGACCAG TGAGTGTGTCCGTTTGAAACCCACTGACATCCAGCCCGACATCTTCAGCTACCTCCTGCATCTGATGTACACAGGGAAGATGGCCCCTCAGCTGATCGACCCGGTGCGGTTAGAGCAGGGGATCAAGTTTCTCCACGCTTACCCGCTGATCCAGGAGGCCAGCCTGGCCAGTCAAGGAGCCTTTTCTCATCCTGACCAGGTCTTTCCGCTGGCGTCTTCCTTGTATGGCATCCAGATTGCAGATCATCAGTTGAGACAAGCCACCAAGATTGCTTCAGCGCCGGAGAAACTTGGCCGAGAGCCACGGCCGCAGCCGTCCAGGATGAGCCAGGAGCAGGTGCCTGAGGCCTCCCAGCTCTCCCAGCTGCCCTCGAACCTGACCCAGGTGAATCGGACACACATGACCCCCTCGGACCCGCTGCAGACCTCACTGTCGCCCGACCTCGTCTCCACTCCTGTTCCTCCCCCGGCCCCCGGGGAGGAGACCAATCTGGAAGCCTCTTCCTCGGACGAGCAGCCTGCGCCCCTCACCATAGCCCACGTCAAGCCCAGCATCATGAAGAGGAACGGAAGCTTCCCCAAGTACTACGCCTGCCACCTGTGTGGGCGGCGCTTCACCCTCCGGAGCAGTCTGCGGGAGCACCTCCAGATTCACACGGGGGTCCCCTTCACAGCCAGCCAGCCCGGAGAGAGCCGCGTGCCCCTGTCTCTCTGCAGCAACACGGCGGACCTAGGAAAAGACGCCATGGAGGTGCCTGAAGCGGGGATGATCAGCGACAGCGAGCTGCGGCACATCTCGGACTCGCCCATCATCGACGGGCAGCCGCACTCGGAGACGCCGCCGCCCTCAGACATCGCGGACATTGACAACCTGGAGCAGGCGGACCAGGAGAGGGAGGTCAAGAGGCGCAAGTACGAGTGCACGATCTGCGGTCGCAAGTTCATCCAGAAGAGCCACTGGCGGGagcacatgtacatacacaccgGGAAGCCTTTCAAATGCAGCACTTGTGACAAGAGCTTCTGCAGGGCCAACCAGGCTGCCCGGCACGTGTGCCTCAACCAGAGCATCGACACGTACACCATGGTGGACAAACAGACTCTGGAACTCTGCACCTTTGAGGAAGGCAGTCAGATGGACAACATGTTGGTACAGACGAACAAACCCTACAAATGCAACCTGTGTGACAAAACGTTCTCAACTCCCAATGAGGTTGTTAAACATTCATGCCAAAACCAGAACTCAGACGTTTTCGCCCTAGACGAGGGGCGGTCCATTCTCCTGGGCAGTGGGGACTCTGAAGTGACGGAGCCCGACCGCCCAGTGTTAGCTTCCATCAAAAAGGAGCAGGAAACAGTGTTGTTAGACTGA
- the ZBTB2 gene encoding zinc finger and BTB domain-containing protein 2 isoform X2, with translation MYTGKMAPQLIDPVRLEQGIKFLHAYPLIQEASLASQGAFSHPDQVFPLASSLYGIQIADHQLRQATKIASAPEKLGREPRPQPSRMSQEQVPEASQLSQLPSNLTQVNRTHMTPSDPLQTSLSPDLVSTPVPPPAPGEETNLEASSSDEQPAPLTIAHVKPSIMKRNGSFPKYYACHLCGRRFTLRSSLREHLQIHTGVPFTASQPGESRVPLSLCSNTADLGKDAMEVPEAGMISDSELRHISDSPIIDGQPHSETPPPSDIADIDNLEQADQEREVKRRKYECTICGRKFIQKSHWREHMYIHTGKPFKCSTCDKSFCRANQAARHVCLNQSIDTYTMVDKQTLELCTFEEGSQMDNMLVQTNKPYKCNLCDKTFSTPNEVVKHSCQNQNSDVFALDEGRSILLGSGDSEVTEPDRPVLASIKKEQETVLLD, from the coding sequence ATGTACACAGGGAAGATGGCCCCTCAGCTGATCGACCCGGTGCGGTTAGAGCAGGGGATCAAGTTTCTCCACGCTTACCCGCTGATCCAGGAGGCCAGCCTGGCCAGTCAAGGAGCCTTTTCTCATCCTGACCAGGTCTTTCCGCTGGCGTCTTCCTTGTATGGCATCCAGATTGCAGATCATCAGTTGAGACAAGCCACCAAGATTGCTTCAGCGCCGGAGAAACTTGGCCGAGAGCCACGGCCGCAGCCGTCCAGGATGAGCCAGGAGCAGGTGCCTGAGGCCTCCCAGCTCTCCCAGCTGCCCTCGAACCTGACCCAGGTGAATCGGACACACATGACCCCCTCGGACCCGCTGCAGACCTCACTGTCGCCCGACCTCGTCTCCACTCCTGTTCCTCCCCCGGCCCCCGGGGAGGAGACCAATCTGGAAGCCTCTTCCTCGGACGAGCAGCCTGCGCCCCTCACCATAGCCCACGTCAAGCCCAGCATCATGAAGAGGAACGGAAGCTTCCCCAAGTACTACGCCTGCCACCTGTGTGGGCGGCGCTTCACCCTCCGGAGCAGTCTGCGGGAGCACCTCCAGATTCACACGGGGGTCCCCTTCACAGCCAGCCAGCCCGGAGAGAGCCGCGTGCCCCTGTCTCTCTGCAGCAACACGGCGGACCTAGGAAAAGACGCCATGGAGGTGCCTGAAGCGGGGATGATCAGCGACAGCGAGCTGCGGCACATCTCGGACTCGCCCATCATCGACGGGCAGCCGCACTCGGAGACGCCGCCGCCCTCAGACATCGCGGACATTGACAACCTGGAGCAGGCGGACCAGGAGAGGGAGGTCAAGAGGCGCAAGTACGAGTGCACGATCTGCGGTCGCAAGTTCATCCAGAAGAGCCACTGGCGGGagcacatgtacatacacaccgGGAAGCCTTTCAAATGCAGCACTTGTGACAAGAGCTTCTGCAGGGCCAACCAGGCTGCCCGGCACGTGTGCCTCAACCAGAGCATCGACACGTACACCATGGTGGACAAACAGACTCTGGAACTCTGCACCTTTGAGGAAGGCAGTCAGATGGACAACATGTTGGTACAGACGAACAAACCCTACAAATGCAACCTGTGTGACAAAACGTTCTCAACTCCCAATGAGGTTGTTAAACATTCATGCCAAAACCAGAACTCAGACGTTTTCGCCCTAGACGAGGGGCGGTCCATTCTCCTGGGCAGTGGGGACTCTGAAGTGACGGAGCCCGACCGCCCAGTGTTAGCTTCCATCAAAAAGGAGCAGGAAACAGTGTTGTTAGACTGA